A region from the Bradyrhizobium erythrophlei genome encodes:
- a CDS encoding ABC transporter substrate-binding protein, whose protein sequence is MHRQFSTEARPRHSAVISGLRNAALVAFLLAAVWAPTSASAAAPAGCAALQAKYPQFKGTQLVNAINPHTPGYEAIDPKDPNKYVGFDIDLGEAIGECLGFTLSYKPVTFAALLTTLASGQADIVISDIYATEERAKAADFITYSKVFDGVLVAKGNPKKITGINISMCGAAAAENTGFVEVPLVQALIPECKAASKPEPTLQLYDNNANCIQAILAGRADTYVNDVNTVDQAVKANPDKLEKAIAVTIPYSVGIAVPRDKPDFRDAVMAALIEVQKAGTHKALLAKWELDPNNFKEPDILSVK, encoded by the coding sequence ATGCACAGGCAGTTTTCCACCGAGGCCCGGCCGCGGCATTCCGCCGTGATCTCCGGTTTGCGCAATGCCGCGCTCGTTGCGTTCCTGTTGGCGGCCGTGTGGGCGCCGACATCCGCCAGCGCTGCGGCGCCTGCGGGCTGCGCGGCCCTGCAGGCCAAATATCCGCAATTCAAGGGCACGCAGCTCGTCAACGCCATCAACCCGCATACGCCGGGCTATGAAGCGATCGACCCGAAAGATCCGAACAAATATGTCGGCTTCGACATCGACCTCGGCGAGGCGATCGGCGAGTGCCTCGGCTTCACGCTGAGCTACAAGCCCGTCACCTTCGCGGCGCTCCTGACCACATTGGCGAGCGGACAGGCCGACATCGTGATCTCCGACATCTATGCCACCGAAGAACGGGCCAAGGCCGCCGACTTCATCACCTATTCGAAGGTGTTCGACGGCGTGCTGGTGGCCAAGGGCAATCCGAAGAAGATTACCGGCATCAATATCTCGATGTGCGGCGCGGCGGCCGCCGAGAATACCGGCTTCGTCGAGGTGCCGCTGGTGCAGGCGCTGATTCCGGAATGCAAGGCGGCCAGCAAGCCCGAGCCGACGCTGCAGCTCTATGACAACAACGCCAACTGCATCCAGGCGATCCTCGCCGGCCGCGCCGACACCTATGTCAACGACGTCAACACCGTCGACCAGGCAGTCAAGGCCAATCCCGACAAGCTGGAGAAGGCGATCGCGGTCACGATCCCCTACTCGGTCGGCATCGCCGTTCCCAGGGACAAGCCCGATTTCCGCGACGCCGTGATGGCCGCGCTGATCGAGGTCCAGAAGGCCGGCACCCACAAGGCCCTGCTCGCGAAGTGGGAGCTTGACCCCAACAACTTCAAAGAGCCCGATATTCTCTCGGTCAAGTAA